In Carassius auratus strain Wakin unplaced genomic scaffold, ASM336829v1 scaf_tig00000254, whole genome shotgun sequence, the following proteins share a genomic window:
- the LOC113068877 gene encoding immunoglobulin superfamily member 21, whose product MSISIITLSLLLCADLLDFVIGYLTVTIEPLPPVVMGDTVTLKCNFRTDGNLREIVWFRVTEGGTSKQKIFTYDAMYNTNFSHMEDFRRREDLVYQSTVRLPEVQMEDDGPYECHVGIYDRISREKVVLASGSITLNVMSPPKSISVEAANQPARFSRYEAQNFTLVCIVTGGKPAPVVYFKRDGELIEVHPFTSAEKVENRGLLAALDNQPLVSRELDDTKVQKSLSFLDPHSEPVRLDKDRPQRSYTSGAPGQEEASPTTEVIPETVISREFPRWVLSSSPMYYFNHTQSELHDGTLEVQAMLTWHLNPQLDNEALFTCEVKHPALSMPMKAEVTLSAPKGPKLSVAPSRAKVGDTVRIKVEGFQMGPKANKVFPEPLFTWTRVGGPLLDGSEERFGKVLVLERVPAELNGSMYRCTVQNPLGSTNTHTRLIVFENPRIKKETKQLKFGDSAGDMLGPSLMLLLLSLTLELT is encoded by the exons ATGAGTATAAGTATAATTACTTTATCTTTGCTCCTGTGTGCTGACCTGCTGGATTTCGTTATAG GTTATTTAACAGTCACCATTGAGCCTCTCCCTCCTGTGGTTATGGGGGACACAGTGACTTTGAAGTGCAATTTCAGGACCGATGGCAACTTACGAGAGATTGTGTGGTTTCGG GTGACGGAAGGTGGAACATCAAAACAGAAAATTTTCACCTACGACGCCATGTACAACACCAATTTTTCTCACATGGAGGACTTCCGCAGACGAGAGGACCTTGTTTACCAGTCAACTGTCAG GCTCCCTGAGGTCCAGATGGAAGATGATGGACCATATGAATGCCACGTGGGGATCTATGACAGGATATCTAGAGAGAAGGTGGTCTTGGCATCTGGGAGTATCACTCTTAATGTCATGT CTCCACCAAAATCAATATCTGTTGAGGCAGCAAATCAGCCAGCTCGATTCAGTCGCTACGAGGCTCAAAATTTCACGCTTGTTTGCATTGTAACTGGAGGAAAACCTGCCCCGGTG GTGTACTTCAAGAGGGATGGAGAACTTATAGAAGTCCATCCTTTCACGTCTGCTGAGAAAGTGGAAAACAGAGGCTTGCTCGCTGCCCTAGATAACCAGCCGCTTGTGAGTCGAGAACTGGATGATACAAAAGTTCAGAAGTCTCTTTCTTTCCTGGACCCTCACAGCGAGCCGGTGCGTCTGGATAAGGACCGGCCCCAGCGCAGTTACACATCTGGAGCCCCTGGTCAAGAGGAAGCCAGTCCCACCACAGAGGTCATCCCAGAGACTGTGATCAGCCGAGAGTTTCCCCGCTGGGTGCTGAGCTCAAGCCCGATGTATTACTTCAACCATACACAGTCTGAGCTTCATGACGGTACTTTGGAGGTCCAAGCCATGCTGACATGGCACTTGAACCCACAGCTGGACAATGAGGCTCTGTTCACCTGTGAAGTCAAGCACCCTGCTCTTTCCATGCCCATGAAGGCAGAGGTTACGCTCT CTGCTCCAAAAGGCCCGAAACTCTCTGTGGCACCAAGCAGAGCAAAAGTGGGAGACACGGTTCGCATCAAAGTGGAGGGATTCCAAATGGGGCCCAAAGCG AATAAAGTGTTTCCAGAGCCTCTTTTCACATGGACACGTGTGGGAGGACCTCTGCTGGATGGAAGTGAAGAGAGATTTGGGAAAGTACTGGTTCTGGAGAGAGTCCCAGCTGAGCTCAACGGATCCATGTATCGCTGCACAGTCCAAAACCCACTGGGATCTACCAACACTCACACCCGCCTCATAGTATTTG aAAATCCCAGGATCAAGAAGGAGACTAAACAACTGAAGT TTGGCGACTCTGCTGGAGACATGCTTGGGCCCTCACTGATGTTGCTGCTGTTGTCATTGACTCTGGAGTTAACATGA
- the LOC113068878 gene encoding short-chain dehydrogenase/reductase 3 isoform X1, which yields MMEMKVLGCALLFPLQIFFCLLRAIVRLFTRQKRRDLGTDVVLITGGGRGIGRHLAKEFAKQGARKVILWGRTEKCLKETCEEISMTGTECHYFVCDVGNREEVYQQAKVLREKVGDVTILVNNAAVVHGKTLMDSDDDALLKTQHINTLGQFWTTKAFLPRMLELCNGHVVCINSILSLSSIPGAIDYCTSKASSYAFMESLTLGLLDCPGVGCSTVLPFHTDTEMFQGMRVRFPKLFPPLNPEMVAERTVEAVRTNTAFVVLPWTMHFLVILKSLLPQAALEEIHKFSGSYTCMNTFKGRT from the exons ATGATGGAGATGAAGGTGCTGGGATGCGCGTTGCTTTTTCCTCTCCAGATCTTCTTTTGCTTGTTAAGGGCGATCGTGCGTTTGTTTACGCGCCAGAAGCGCAGAGATCTGGGCACTGATGTGGTCCTCATCactggaggaggaagaggaatcGGCCGTCACCTGGCTAAAGAGTTCGCCAAACAAGGAGCAAGAAAG GTGATTTTGTGGGGCCGCACGGAGAAATGTTTAAAAGAGACATGTGAGGAGATCTCCATGACTGGAACAGAGTGCCATTACTTTGTGTGCGACGTGGGCAACAGAGAGGAAGTGTACCAGCAAGCCAAAGTGCTCAGGGAAAAG GTCGGGGATGTCACCATTCTTGTCAATAATGCAGCTGTTGTCCATGGAAAAACTCTTATGGACAGTGACGATGACGCACTCCTGAAAACCCAGCACATAAACACACTTGGACAGTTCTGG ACCACGAAAGCATTTCTGCCTCGCATGCTGGAGCTCTGCAACGGCCACGTGGTGTGCATTAACTCCATTCTCTCCCTCTCCTCCATCCCTGGAGCCATCGACTACTGCACATCCAAGGCCTCGTCTTATGCCTTCATGGAGAGCCTGACGCTAGGCCTGCTGGACTGTCCAGGAGTGGGCTGCTCCACGGTGCTTCCCTTCCATACTGACACAGAGATGTTCCAGGGCATGAGAGTTAG GTTCCCTAAGCTGTTTCCTCCTCTGAATCCTGAGATGGTGGCCGAACGCACTGTAGAAGCTGTAAGGACCAACACTGCCTTTGTTGTCCTGCCATGGACCATGCACTTTCTAGTCATCCTTAAGAG TCTTTTGCCCCAGGCTGCCCTGGAAGAGATCCATAAGTTCTCAGGAAGCTACACCTGTATGAACACATTCAAAGGACGGACATAA
- the LOC113068878 gene encoding short-chain dehydrogenase/reductase 3 isoform X2 yields the protein MTGTECHYFVCDVGNREEVYQQAKVLREKVGDVTILVNNAAVVHGKTLMDSDDDALLKTQHINTLGQFWTTKAFLPRMLELCNGHVVCINSILSLSSIPGAIDYCTSKASSYAFMESLTLGLLDCPGVGCSTVLPFHTDTEMFQGMRVRFPKLFPPLNPEMVAERTVEAVRTNTAFVVLPWTMHFLVILKSLLPQAALEEIHKFSGSYTCMNTFKGRT from the exons ATGACTGGAACAGAGTGCCATTACTTTGTGTGCGACGTGGGCAACAGAGAGGAAGTGTACCAGCAAGCCAAAGTGCTCAGGGAAAAG GTCGGGGATGTCACCATTCTTGTCAATAATGCAGCTGTTGTCCATGGAAAAACTCTTATGGACAGTGACGATGACGCACTCCTGAAAACCCAGCACATAAACACACTTGGACAGTTCTGG ACCACGAAAGCATTTCTGCCTCGCATGCTGGAGCTCTGCAACGGCCACGTGGTGTGCATTAACTCCATTCTCTCCCTCTCCTCCATCCCTGGAGCCATCGACTACTGCACATCCAAGGCCTCGTCTTATGCCTTCATGGAGAGCCTGACGCTAGGCCTGCTGGACTGTCCAGGAGTGGGCTGCTCCACGGTGCTTCCCTTCCATACTGACACAGAGATGTTCCAGGGCATGAGAGTTAG GTTCCCTAAGCTGTTTCCTCCTCTGAATCCTGAGATGGTGGCCGAACGCACTGTAGAAGCTGTAAGGACCAACACTGCCTTTGTTGTCCTGCCATGGACCATGCACTTTCTAGTCATCCTTAAGAG TCTTTTGCCCCAGGCTGCCCTGGAAGAGATCCATAAGTTCTCAGGAAGCTACACCTGTATGAACACATTCAAAGGACGGACATAA